In Hahella sp. HNIBRBA332, the genomic window TTGTTGTGGGCCAGTATTGTCTGTCTGATTGTGGCCTGGACGGCGCCGGGACTGCCGCCCGGCCTGCGCTCATTGACGCTGGCGGCGGCGTTTCTGTTCTTTTACGGACTGGACCGATTCGTTCTGGAAGACTACTGGCGTGCGGATTACCAGCAGATGCGCTGTCATCTGACCTTGTGCGCCGCGGTGATGCAGGCGCTGGTCATGCTCGCTTGATCAGTGATTCAGAATATCGATGATTTCCCGAGTGGACTTGATAATTTTGATGATCTTGTCTTCCACATAAACTGTTTCGACGCCATCGTCATCGTGGTAAACCACGCCGTGGTCATAAACGGACTGATCCAGGATCTCGCCCTTATGCAGCTTCTTTTGCCAGCCTGGAGGCAGTTGGCCGCCCCGGTCCACTTTTTTCTGTAATCCCGGCGGCAGATCGCGCTTTTTGTCATCCTTGGTGTAAGCGTTGAAAGAAAGAGCGAAAATGGAAATCAGCAAAAGCATTTTGCGCATGAAGCTTACCTCTTGACGGCGCCGTGAAAATGGTTGTGTCCGGGCGACGCTTCAGTATAGCGGGCCCTGGCGGAATTAGGCCAGGGCGCTGCGCAGAATGAGCCTATTGCAGGGCGGAAATTTGCAGCATCGGCCAGATACGGTGCCAGCGTTTACCGTACACGCGGGAGACGAAGATATCCTCTGCATAACGCACGTCCGGATTCGGACGCACTTGCATGGACCAATTCTCCAGCAGGCCGAACTTGGCGGTGAACTTGAACTTGTCCAGATGCTCCAGTCTGACGCCCACGCAGGTCGGCACTTCGACCCAATGAGAGATAGCGTCGGCGGTATCGCGATAGGGATTATGTTGATTATGCAAGTGCATCCTGGCCTGGTTTTTCACTTCCCATTTCACGCCGGGGACCATTTTTCTCAGCTTGGCTTCGATTTCCTTATCGCGTTCTTCGGAGGTGTCGTCGGAGTCGAAATACACCAGATCAACATCATTCAGCGGGGTGGCCTGAGGAAGTTTGTGCAGGTGATCCCAGATGGCGTTGCGCAGAAATCCTGCTGCAAGATACCAGTCCTTCAGGCCCAACGATCTGGCGGCGGCCAGACAACGCATACGCAGTAAATCTTTTTTCAGCAGTACAATAGTGTCTTGTTCCATATGACAAACTCCATTCCTGTTTATTGTTTGATATCGGGGCGTTCGCGAGAACGCGTTCTGCGAATTGTCTCTCCAGATGGCCCCCGGCGTCCGTGAAAGTTTCGCACAGCAGCGTGAGAAATTATCCACTGGGAACCATTGCAATCTACCCAACCGCTTTAAAGCGCCCGTCGGGCGTCCGCCAGCACCCGATTGATCTCCTCCACCACAAAGTCCGGGTGGGATAGCGGAAGATAACGGCGGGCGTTGGCGATTACCCTGAATCGCGCTTGCGGCATATGCCGCAGCCACTCGCGGTGGCTTTCAATCCATTGTCTGCGGTCGCGATGAGTCGGTTCCGGCGTTTGCGCCGAAGTCTCTGGCGGATTGTCGCCCACAAGGATACTGGTTGGCGCGTTATTGAGAAAGGGGATGGATCGCCCCCTTTCCGTTGCGCCCAGAACGTTATGGCTCTCTGCATTGTCCGCCGCTTCTGCGTCGTCGTAACCGTCCACGAATACCTGACCGACGACTTCATTGGGATATTTATGCGCGAAGTAACGGATATGGGCGGCGCCGGCGCAATGGCCGACCAGGATGTAGGGAGGCTTGATATCGGCGACCTGGAGCAGTTTGCGCAGGTCGGCGACCATGTTTTCGGCGCTTCTGCAGGAGAGGCTGGCGTCGGTGTCCTGCAGGTCGGCGCGGTCGTAGGAAAGTGTGCGGGTAAAGAGACTGATCAGGGGCTGCACTCGCTCCCAAGCGTCAATGCCTCCGCCCAGGTCAGACTCGAAAATGACGGTGGCGTTGCCCGAACCCTCCGCCAGATAACGCAGGCTGACGTCACCAATATCCGCATAGTCATAGGATCGTTCCATCTAAGTTCCCTTTATCCTATTGAGTAGTCTTTTTTCATTTTTTTGACGTGACGCACTATCCTGACTTCGCGTCATCCAGGCCGTTGATGGCGCCGGCGCCGGTGATCTCCAGCGTACGCCTAGGCATAACGGCCATAGCGATCCGACTTATCCTGTCCGATCGCGAAAAGCAAATATAATCAACGGGATGCGCTAAAACAAGAGCGCCCGCCCAAGCGCTGCCTTTCTGTAACGAAGGGCGCTTATTCGTGATTTTCGGCGGGTGGATTATCCAAGTGTTAAGCCTTTTCTCCCCCGCGCTAGGCGCATTGCTCTACACCCTTTAACCGAGTGTTTTCCCTAAAGACAATCGCTATGGTAGCTCCGTGGATCAACGCCACGTAGAAACTATCTCATAGCCAGTCGCGTTCCTGGTGGCGCAGGCGGTGAGATAGTTTTTTCATCTCTCTCTTTCATCCCGCATAGGGGGCGAACACAGTGAAGTGCTCTAGAATTCTAAAAAGACGTGCGCTTGTAAAGAAAACATCCGCTCATATTCCGGCGTTTTTAGCGTCGGTATTCGCCGCCGGCCTGTCCCTCACCGCCTATTCCATTGCGCCTTCGGATTCAGCGCGTAGTTCCGCTTTTGTATCCAGTTCCAGCGCCGGTGTGGTGGGAACGGCTTGGAGTCAGTCTGATCCTTTTGCCGGCTCCGGTGATTTTGTTGGTTTTCAGCAGTTGTCCGATTGGCGCGGCGCCGTATCCGCGCTGGCCGATAAATCCTGTATTTCCAGTCTGTGGTATGGTCCCGTGCGCGCCAGCGATGCGGACTGTGCGACGGAGCTGAACTGGCTGGGTCGTAATGCCGGTTCCGACAGCAGTAACTCCCCGCACATATTTGACTGGGAAAGCTTGTAAGTCAGGGTATTCACCGCCAACCCTTTTAATCGTGTTTGTACGACAGAAATAATAACTACAACCTCAACCAAGACGCCCCGCGGAGCGGAAAGCTCCCCGGGGCGTCGCTTTTTGGCTCAGAAGGGCGTAAAGCGGTAATAATCCACTTTCATCTCCGCATTGGCGGCAGGATAGTCCGCGGGACTATAGTTAAACCAGTGCCAGGGCGAATGCCACAGGTTCAGCATGAAGATGGCCGGACGCTGTGGAACCATCGCCGCATCGCGCATATCCCACAATGTCACTTCTTTCCCATTCAGCTTGATGTACCAGCGGATACGGTCGGCATGCCAGTCGAAACCGACGGTGTAATAGGTATCGGCGCGGGGGAAGTCCGCCAGTTTGATATTGGGCAGAGCGCCTGCGGGAACCGTTTCGTAAGTGCCCTCCATGCCGGCCGGGGTTTCGCGATAGGCGCCGGTGGCCATGTCGATGGCGCGGCTCTTCTTGCGGAACTGGTTTTCACTATCGCCGCCGTAGTCAGTCCAGGTTGTCAGCCACAGTACGTTAGGCTCGCCGCACAACAGTTCGATATCGATTTCCGTGTTGTCCGCCAGTCCGTTGCCGTTCTTGTCCGTGCCGTCATTGTCGTAGATGAAAATGCCGTTGACGGCCTCTTCGCCGGGGCTGCAGGAGGCGAATTTCACCCGGGTCTCGTAGCGGCCGTAATGGGTTTTCTGGTTATAGCCAACTTCGGATGCGTAGTACGGCGATGCATTGTCGCCGCTGTTCAGATCGGGATTACCCGGGAACAGTAATGACAACGCGGCGTTATCCCCCGCCGCGGCGTCGGCGGCGCCAAAATCCACGGCGCCGTTGGGCTGCCGGCGTGAATACCATTGGCCCTGATTGGCGGTGAACTCGTCGTTGATCTGCGGGACGCCCGGATCGGGATCGCCATTGTCGTCGCCGTCATCGTTATCGTCGCGTGACACCAGGCTGATGTCCGCAATGTCGTATTCCACGCCGCTCTGCAGGTTATCCGCCACCAGCGCATGGACTTTGCTGAGGTCGGATAGCTTGAAGTCTTTCAGAGGGATCAACACTTCTTGAGCGCCGGGCTCCACTGTCACGTTAACGGCCTGTGAGGCTCCCTGGCGGGTGGCGCAGCTGGCGTCGCGGGTATCCAGGCTGAGCGACAGATCGGCGCGTTGGGAGGCGCTCAGGGTGAGTTTGAGGTGTGTATAGGGGGCGGCGTCGAAGCAAGTGTCTGTGGCGAGCACGCTGTACCAGTAGCCGCCGCCCCCGGATATCAACCTGAGTGCGCCGTTACTGACCTGATCGCTTTGCAGACTGCCGTCGTCGTCGGTCCAACCGCCGAGCAGATTCTGGTGCAGGCCTTCGTAGCGGGACGCATCGGCGAAGGCGTCTATCACCAGGTCAGCCACAGGCGCTTCAGGCTCAGCCAAGGACAAAGGCGCTGAATCCTGTTGACCAGGATAGCGGCTGTCTCCGTTGAAGTAATCTCCGGCGTGAATGCTGCCCGCTCTGGCGCGAACGAAGTAGGCGCCCGGCTCATCGGCCTGAAAGTCACCGTCGCAACGGAACTGGGCGCGGGTGGCGAGTTCCGGCGTACGGCATTGAAAGCTATGTGCGGGGCTTTCCTGTCCCTGTTTCATGACGTCCACATACAGAGTGAAGATTCCGGGATCGCGCAAGTTACGCAGCTCTGCGTAGGGATGCAGGTTCACGCCGGTTTGCGCCTGTTCCGTATTGAATCCTGCGGCGGCGACGCCGGCGTTGTAGGCCGCGGCGAACGTGGCTGGCGCGAGCAGGGCGCTTGCGCCCAGAGCCAGCGCTCCGATAGTCAGTGTGCGTGTCTTCAAGGCCATCCTCCTGAATTGCTTTGAGGCGGAACCGGCGCGCTTTATTGTGCGGCTGATTCGGCGTCTTTCCGATTAATTTTTGAAAGCGCTTTCATTGTAGCCCTGTCAGTTCGGAAGTGGGATGGGCGAATTGAGTTAGGCCATGTGGAATAAGGCGTAGACTGGAATAAGGGGGAGAACTGAAGCAAGGCGCTTCTGTACGCCTTGCTCGCAGAGTGCGCTTTTTATACGCCGAGAGTCGCGCCGCCGTCGATGCAGAGGTTGTGCATGGTGATGTGGCGAGCCTTGTCCGAGGCGAGAAAGGCCACCGCCTCGGCGATGTCTTCCGGGGTGGCGATGCGCTTGAGAGGAATGCCTGTGCGATAGGAGTCGAGAGAGCCGTTCAGCACGGCCTCCAGCGCCTGATCGTCGGTCCAGAACTGGCGCTGCATGGCGGTGTCGGTGGAGCCGGGCGAGACAATATTGCAGCGCACGCCGTACTCCGCCAGCTCCAGCCCCAGACATTTGGTGAAATGGGTCGACGCCGCTTTAGACGCGGCATAGGCCGCCATTTTGGTGCGTGGTATGGCGGCGGCGTTGGAGCCGACCGTGACGATGACGCCGCGACGACGCTCCTTCATCAGGCGGCTGACAGCGCGGCTCAGGAAAAATACGCCATGGGTGTTGACGGCGAAGGTGTCCAGCCAGTCGTCGGAAGTCAGTTCAGTGGCGGAGGCCAGGCGTAGAATACCCGCCACATTGACCAACACCTCCACTTCGCCCAGGCCGGCTTCGATATCGCCGACCACCGCTTCGATGGCCGCCGCGTCGCTGATGTCCACGATGAAAGGGCGCACCTGCAAACCCCGTGCGATGAGAGTGGAAGTGGTGTCGCGCAGGGCTTTTTCCTGCACGTCGAGAGCGGCGACCTTGGCGCCGCGTTCAGCCAGTGTCGCCACGACGGCGGCGCCAATGCCTTGCGCGGCGCCGGTGACGATGGCGACTTTACCGGCGAAATCCCCGCCGGCGCTCTGTGTAGTGGAATCAGACATAAGATTGCTCCTTGCTGTTGGAGGGGGACAGAGAAGAAAACGCGCCGCCCACCGCCGGAGTAACCACCGGATTGCCGTCAGGGTCGCTCAGAATGTGCGCGTCGACGTTATAGAGTTCGCGCACCATTTCCCGGGTCAGTATCTCGCGGGGCGGGCCGCTCGCCACCACCCGGCCCTCGCGCATGGCGGTGAGGGTGTCGGCGTAGCGGGCGGCGGCGATGAGGTCATGTAGCACCATCATGATGGTGATGCCTTTGGCGGAAAGGTCGCGCACCAGATTCAGCACTTCAACCTGATGCCCCAGATCGAGCATGCTGATGGGCTCGTCCAGCAGTAAAAGATTGGTTTCCTGAGCTAGCGCCATGGCCAGCCAGCAACGCTGGCGCTGACCGCCTGAAAGGTGATCCAGAGGCGCGTCCATGAGATCTGCGGTGTCGGTGGCGAGCAGGGCGCGGCGCACGGCGTCTTCGTCGGCGCTGGTCCACTGGCGGAACAAGCCCTGATGGGGATGGCGACCGTGTCGCACCAGATCCGCCACGCGGATGCCTTCAGGCGCGGTAGGCGTTTGCGGCAACAGGGCTAATCGGGTCGCCGCCTGTTTTCTGCTGAGCGACCAAACGTCTTCGCCTTCCAGAAGAATGCGGCCGGAATCCGGTCGATGCAGACGCGCCACGGCGCGCAGCAGGGTGGATTTACCGCACCCGTTGGGGCCGACGATGATCATCAATTCTCCCGGCCGGGCTTGCAGGCTGACCTCTTTCACCGTTGGCGCCGCGTCGGTTTTACCGCCGCGCCCGTTCGCGTAACTGAGGGAAACGTTCTGAATAGCGAGTCTTGGCTCGGACATCAATCAATTACCTTGCCTGGATTGGGGTTGAAACAGGATGACAGCCAGCAGGAACGGCCCGCCCATCATGGTGGCGATGACGCCCATGGGCGTCTCCACGTCGCTGTAAATGCGCCCAATGGTGTCCGCCACGATCACGAACAGGGCCCCCAGCAAGGTGGAGCGCAACACTGGCGTTTGATCCGGGCGCGCCAGAAAGCTGGCGGTCACCGGCGCCATCAGCGCTATGAAGTTGATAGGGCCGGATACAGTCACTGACAGTGCGGTCAGCACCGCCACGGTCAATACGACGGCGATCTTCAGACGCTCGGGATTCAAACCCAGGGAAGCCGCGGTGTCTTCGCCGAACTGCAATAAGGTCAGTTGTCGCGCCAGCACTACCGCAACCGGCAGCAACAGGCAGAGACCGAAAAACGCGGGAGCGGCGATGGCGTAATCTCTGCCCAGCAGCGTGCCGATGCTCCAGGTGTACATGGCGCTGGCTTCATGCAGAGGCAGGTAGGTCACCAGCACTTCCGTCATGGCGCGCAGCAGGTAGGTCAGTCCCAGACCAATCACCAGAATACGGTAACCGTTGGAGCCGAAGCGGCCGCTGAAGGCCAACACGCCCAACAGCGTGGCGGAGGCGCCGATAATCGCCGCCCACCAGGAGTCCAGCACGCCGCCAGCGCCCGCCAGCATGGCGATGACTACCGCCAAGGTAGCGCCTTGATGTACGCCGAGAATATCCGGCGTGGCCAGGCGGTTGCGGGCGAGTCCCTGCAACAGACAGCCGGCGGCGCCCAGACAAGCGCCTACCACCAGCCCGGCGGCGATGCGGGGCAGACGGATCTGCATGGTCAGCAGCTGGTGGGCGGGACTGCCTTCTCCCAATATGGCCTGCCACACCTGGGACAGAGACAGGTGCGTGGAGCCCAGCATCAGGGACGCGCAAACCGCCAACAGTATCACCAGCAGGATAAGCAGAGCGCTTATCAAGTCATGCAGGTTGAAGGTCATGGAAAGGGAGCCGATTCGGACCACCCGGCTACCGGCCGGGAGGAAGGATGCGGCGTCAGGAAGCCCGAGAGATGGGGCGGCCTGCTCGACAGAGGGCGACATACGGCTCATCGCGGATACCTCCAGGCCTAACTGAACATGCGATTGGAATGGACGATGCGAATAATGATTGGGACGCCGATAAAGGCGACCACGGCGCTGACCGGGGCTTCGAAGGGACGATTGATTACCCGCGCCAGAATGTCCGTGGACAGCAGCAGAAACGCGCCGGCGACGGCGGAATACAGCAACTGGTTGCGCAGATGGTGTCCGGCCAGCGCCCGGGCGATGTAAGCGGCGATCAGTCCCAGCAGAACGATTGGGCCGGCCAGAGCCACCGCTGCGGCGCTCAGCAGGGTGATGCTGAGGGACAACAGGGCGCGAATCAGATTTGGGTTGTGCCCCAGAGCCTTGGCGGAGTCATCCCCCAAAGTCAGTGCGGAAAGCGGTCGCGTCAGCGCCGCCGCCAGGGCCAGCGCCGCCAGCACCGCGGGAGCGATCTGGCTGACCGCCTCCATGGTGATGCCGGACAAGGAGCCCAGAATCCAGTAACGGTATTGATCAAAGGCGGCGATGTGGTCATGCAGCAGCAGGGAAGTGAATCCCTGGAACGCGGCGTTAATGGCCACGCCCGCCAGCACCAGACGCAATGGCGTCATGCTGGCCGCGCCTACTTGAGCCGCCAGCATGACGGCGCCATTGCCGACCAGCGCGCCGGAAATGGCCCAGATCAGCATGGAATAGGAGCTGCTGGCGTGAAAGAAACTGATGCCGATCACCACGCCCAGCGCGGCGCCGGCGTTGATGCCCAGCAGGCCGGGCTCGGCCAGAGGATTGCGGGTGACGTTCTGCAGCAGACTGCCGGCGACGCCCAGCGCCACGCCGATGATGACGCCGGCGAGGGTGCGGGGCAGGCGCAGCTCCGTCATCACCATGCTGACATAGGCGTCGGCGTTGTCCGCCGGAGACAGCAGGTAGGCGAGACTGTGGGCGGCGTCCAGTTGCCCGGACCCCACCAGCATGGAGGTTAATACGACGCCAGACAGCGCCAGCATCAACATGGCGACGGACGCCCAGTTACGACGGCTGACAGCCGGGCGAAGCGCCTGCGACATCAATACTCCTTTAACCTCGACTACCCTTGTTTGCCCAGCATGGCCTGCTCAATGTCGTCCAGCGCCGCCATGGCGGCCAGAGGTCCGCCGACGCTGGTCCACAAAGAGCCGTCGATCAACACCAGATGTCCTTTGTTGACGCCGGACAGCTGTTTGAAGGCGGCGTTGTCGCGAATTTCCGCAAAGGTATCCGCCGCGTCGCCTACCGGGCTGAGGGTGCCGACGAAGATCCAGTCGCCATCGATTTCATGCAGGGCTTCCAGGCTCAGAGGCGCGGAGTGAATGCCGCTTTCCTGTTGCGCGGGAGGACGGGACAGGCCGACATCCGCAATGATCTGGCTGATGAATACGTCACGCAGCATATAAGTGGGGCCTTTGGGGCTCCAGCGCACGACGCTGACGGACACATTTTCCGGATTTCCCAGGTTTTCGCGAATTTTAGCCGCTTTTTCATCGTATTTAGCTAGAAACTTTTCCGCTTCGCTCTCTTTGCTCAAGGCCACGGCGATGCGTTTGAACATGTCGCGCCAGTTTTCTGAAGACGCGGAGGTGATCACGGTGGGAGCGATCTGCTGGAGCTGGGAAATCAGCTTTTCGTCCTGAATGGTGCCGGTCAGAATCAGATCCGGCTGCGCGGCGATTACTTTGTCGATGCTGGGTTGCGCCAGGCGTCCGATGGACTCGACGTCAGCGCTGAGGTCTTTCAAATAGTTAGGCGGCGTCTGTTGACCGCGGCCATCGGTCACTCCCACCGGCTTCATGCCCAACGCCAGCATGGCGTCCATATCGAATTCGCCCAGGGCCAGTACGCGCTTGGGCTCCACCGGCACGCTGACGCGGCGGCCAGCGGCGTCGGTAATATCTTTAGTCGCGGCGGCGGTGGGTTGTTCCGCAGGCGCTGCGGACTCCGTTTGCGCCGTCTCGGGCGTTGCAGGTTTCTGCATGGCCAGCGCGGTAAAGCCCAGAGCCAGCGCGGCGCTGATAGCCAGTAGTGCGAATTTCTTGGTCGGGGAGGAGTTGTTATCTGCCATAGTCACCTGCTTCCAGCATGCTGTCGCAATCAGGGTGGATTCCTTCGGCAAGAATAAGGACGGTCAACGCAACTGTGGGCGCGGCCCGGGAAACGAAAGGGGGTTTATCATCTCCGGCGAAAATTTAACCGGACTCTTGCCGTTATCGGAGCACACTCTACGATAGAATAGAATGCTTGTAAAATGATAATCATTATCGTTTGTGTTCAAATAATCAACACCTTTCTTATTTGCACATGATTACGCATGAGCAGGCGGATCAAATTGAAAGCGCGATGATGGGAGCGAGGTGTTAGGGGTGTGGGGGGTGAAGAGGGCATTCCACCTCCTTAGCGGAGATGACTCTCCGCTCTGGTGGAACTCTTAGCAAATAGAAGTGGTTGACTTGTAACGGAGAGTGCGGCGAACCGTCTGTCTCTCCGCGAGCGATCAGGGTTTAGCTGCAGACGGCGCCGGCGCCGCTTTCATACTCGCCGCCAGCAACAGCGCCGCCAGCGCCAGAGAGACGCCTCCGGCGACGGCGAAAGTGGCGGAAATACCGTAATGATCGATCAACGGCTGGGTTAACAACGGACACAGGAACTGACCGATAAAGAAACAGGTGGTGACGCCGCCAATAATGCGGCCGCGCAGCATCGGCGGCGTGTAGGAGAACAGCCAGACGATCAGGTTCGGACGAATCATCCCGAAGCCGACGCCCGCCACCGCCATGCCCGCCAGAGCGACGCCGTAACTGGGGGCGAAGCCTAGCAGGCCCCATCCGATGGCGATCAATAGCCAGCCGGCGCCATGCAATACCGGGAACGGGAACAGGCCGCCGAATTTACGGTAATACAAGGACACCGTCGCCGTGAGCAGCAGCATGCCGGCGATGGCGAAGCCGATTTCAGAGCCGTCGGTCACGCCGAACTGGGCCACGTAGAACGGGTAATGCAGTGGCGCCATATACAGCGCTAATACTTCAAACGCCGCCAGGGCGTAGCACAAGGCCAGGGGGCCGCCGAGAGGCGTGGGCGCCGCGCCGCCCGGGTCGCCGCCGGGAATCTCTTTGCGCTCCGGTTCGTCCAGGAACAACATGGCGCCGGGCAGCACGATAAATGCGAACAGATAGATCAGGAACGGCGCCGTCCAGTCGATATCCGCTAACAGACCGGCCATGCCCAGAAACAGAACGCCGCCGAAACCGCCGAATGCCGCTTGCACGCCCATATATCGCGCCAGATGGGGACCGGCGAAATAATCTCCGGCCAGCGTGGTGCAGGCGACCATGACGCCCGCCACCGCTACGCCCAGGGCGATGCGTCCCAGCAAAATGGCGATCAGCGAGTCATGCAGGAAATAACCGGACACGCCGGAAACGCCATACAGACAGAGCGCCAGAATCAGCACCTGTTTTTTCTTCCAGTGATCCAGCAGCCAGCCCACCATGGGAGCGCAGCAGGCGATTAACAGGCCGGGCGCGGACAGGATCATTTTGACCCAGAACTCCGCGTTTTCCTCTTGCGCAAAGGCGGCCTCCATACCTGGCAGCGCCGGGGCCAGGGTGGCGCCGGCCATCACCGTCATGGTGCTGGCCAGGAGTAGAAAAAGGCTTCTTCCATTCATGGTGGGCGCAGTCATTGGGGACGTAGCCATAGCGGTTTCCTTCTCTGTCATGTTGCGTTAAACATCCTGTTTATTTGCGTTGTATGCGCGCACGCGCCGACGCTACCGCCAGACGGTAATCCGTCAGCAGTTCGGCTTCGTCGAACAGGGCGCTGCGGCCGTCCTGCACCACGATGCGGCCGGCCACCATGACGGCCTCCACATCCCGGCTGCCGCCCGCCACCAGGAAGGTGCGCAGGGGGTGATTGCCGAGGCGATAGCGCCAGTCGTCGATACCGATGACCACCAGATCCGCCTGCTTGCCGACCTCGATGGAGCCAATGCGATCGCGCCAGCCCAGGGCGCGGGCGCCATTCAGGGTGGCCATGCGCAGCGCCAGGGTCGGCGGGCAGGCGGTATTGCAATTCTGCGCTTCGTTGTGGCCCAGATGCGCGGCGCGCATGGCTTCCGGCATGCCGCCGATATAGGAGATATCGCCGTCTGTGCTGCAGGACACATGTCCGCCGTCCTTGATGAAGCGTCCGATCTGGCCGGTTTCGCTGACGGTGGCTTCGCCCAGCATGCCGTAATGGGCGGGGGAGTGGCAGATATTGACGCCGGTTTCCAGCAGACGTCGATACTCATCTTCGCTGGCGTAGGCGGTATGCACCGCCAGCAGGCGATCGGTGAGCATGCCCAAGGCGTCGAAGCGACCCACAGGCGTGCGGCCGAACACCGCTTGTACGGCGGCGGTTTCATTACGCAGCGGCGCCAGATGGGTGGCGTAGGGCGCCTGATAACGGTCGGCGATATCGCGCAGGGCGATCAACTGTTCGTCGGAACTGCCGAAAGCGCCCATGACGGAAGGCATGCCGCCGATTAGACCTGAAGCGTGGTCGTTCCAGGTTTCCATCAACGCCGCCCAGTCGTCCGCCTGCGCCTGGGTATCGGCGATGCGGCGAAACTCTTTGGCTCCGTTGGGGATCATGATGTCCGATCCCCAACGACTGACGCGGATGCGCATGCCCAGATCCAGCGCCGCCTGCGCCATGGCGTCGGCGGTGTTGGCGGAACCCACGTCGCCCAGCGCCGTGGTTCCAGAGCGCAGCTGCGTCCACATGCTCCAGCGTGCGATGGCGACGCCTTCCGCATGGGTCAGCTTCTGTCCCACGGTGGAGATGAAGGCGAACATGGAGCCTAATGCTTCAATATCGCCGCCATTGGAATAGGGCGTCGGTTCCAGACCGGCATCGTCCGGGCGCTCGAAATTAGGCGCCACGAAACTTTCGTGCCAGTGCGGATTGATCAGCCCTGGCAGCACCAGCTTGCCGGCGGCGTCGATGACCTGATCGCACTCCGGCGCCGGCTGCTCGGTGGAACCGATGGCGGCGATGCGATCGCCCACCACCAGCACCCAACTGTTTTCGATCACTGTATTGGCGTCATCGCCGGCGTACAGAAAACCGCCTTTGATCAGTGTGCGCGCACCCTCACCGGATTGCGGGCCGCCGTCACGGGCGCGGGGTTCCGCCGCCAGCCCGTTGAAGGTTTCGCCATGCGTTGACCCCTCCGATCCCGCCGCTTGTGCGGCGAGCGGCGCAGGACGGGAGGCCTGGGACAGCATCAGCTTATGCAGCCAGGACGCCGCCCCGGCGTGTTTCATGCAGCAGATCATTGAGCCGCAGCTCCCTCTTCCG contains:
- a CDS encoding iron-siderophore ABC transporter substrate-binding protein, with the protein product MADNNSSPTKKFALLAISAALALGFTALAMQKPATPETAQTESAAPAEQPTAAATKDITDAAGRRVSVPVEPKRVLALGEFDMDAMLALGMKPVGVTDGRGQQTPPNYLKDLSADVESIGRLAQPSIDKVIAAQPDLILTGTIQDEKLISQLQQIAPTVITSASSENWRDMFKRIAVALSKESEAEKFLAKYDEKAAKIRENLGNPENVSVSVVRWSPKGPTYMLRDVFISQIIADVGLSRPPAQQESGIHSAPLSLEALHEIDGDWIFVGTLSPVGDAADTFAEIRDNAAFKQLSGVNKGHLVLIDGSLWTSVGGPLAAMAALDDIEQAMLGKQG
- a CDS encoding MFS transporter, yielding MATSPMTAPTMNGRSLFLLLASTMTVMAGATLAPALPGMEAAFAQEENAEFWVKMILSAPGLLIACCAPMVGWLLDHWKKKQVLILALCLYGVSGVSGYFLHDSLIAILLGRIALGVAVAGVMVACTTLAGDYFAGPHLARYMGVQAAFGGFGGVLFLGMAGLLADIDWTAPFLIYLFAFIVLPGAMLFLDEPERKEIPGGDPGGAAPTPLGGPLALCYALAAFEVLALYMAPLHYPFYVAQFGVTDGSEIGFAIAGMLLLTATVSLYYRKFGGLFPFPVLHGAGWLLIAIGWGLLGFAPSYGVALAGMAVAGVGFGMIRPNLIVWLFSYTPPMLRGRIIGGVTTCFFIGQFLCPLLTQPLIDHYGISATFAVAGGVSLALAALLLAASMKAAPAPSAAKP
- a CDS encoding amidohydrolase family protein, with amino-acid sequence MKHAGAASWLHKLMLSQASRPAPLAAQAAGSEGSTHGETFNGLAAEPRARDGGPQSGEGARTLIKGGFLYAGDDANTVIENSWVLVVGDRIAAIGSTEQPAPECDQVIDAAGKLVLPGLINPHWHESFVAPNFERPDDAGLEPTPYSNGGDIEALGSMFAFISTVGQKLTHAEGVAIARWSMWTQLRSGTTALGDVGSANTADAMAQAALDLGMRIRVSRWGSDIMIPNGAKEFRRIADTQAQADDWAALMETWNDHASGLIGGMPSVMGAFGSSDEQLIALRDIADRYQAPYATHLAPLRNETAAVQAVFGRTPVGRFDALGMLTDRLLAVHTAYASEDEYRRLLETGVNICHSPAHYGMLGEATVSETGQIGRFIKDGGHVSCSTDGDISYIGGMPEAMRAAHLGHNEAQNCNTACPPTLALRMATLNGARALGWRDRIGSIEVGKQADLVVIGIDDWRYRLGNHPLRTFLVAGGSRDVEAVMVAGRIVVQDGRSALFDEAELLTDYRLAVASARARIQRK